In Oryza sativa Japonica Group chromosome 2, ASM3414082v1, the following are encoded in one genomic region:
- the LOC4329319 gene encoding oligoribonuclease, with amino-acid sequence MSELANKFLVLHLDGEGGGADDTEEALIQTSSSIKEADAGENALSDTLVLNYDEGSLVSSSGDYQMPLVWIDLEMTGLDVAKDRILEIACIITDGKLTKQIEGPDLVINQKKDLLDNMDEWCKTHHAASGLTQRVLQSTISEHDAETQVLDFVKKHVGSSPPLIAGNSVYVDLLFLKNYMPQLAAIFSHVIVDVSSIMALCIRWYPKERKRTPQKGKKHRAMNDIKESIAELKYYEDNIFKPQKSKQ; translated from the exons ATGAGTGAGCTTGCGAACAAGTTCTTGGTTCTTCATCTAGATGGTGAAGGTGGTGGAGCAGATGATACAGAAGAAGCACTGATCCAAACATCTTCCAGCATCAAAGAGGCTGATGCCG GTGAAAATGCGCTGAGTGACACGTTGGTACTAAATTACGATGAAGGATCTCTTGTATCATCATCTGGTGATTACCAGATGCCTTTGGTGTGGATAGACTTGGAAATGACTG GTTTGGATGTTGCAAAGGATCGGATATTGGAGATAGCTTGCATCATAACGGACGGTAAACTTACAAAACAAATAGAG GGCCCTGATTTGGTTATAAATCAGAAGAAAGATCTGTTAGATAACATGGATGAATGGTGCAAAACTCATCATGCAGCTAGTG GATTGACACAGAGAGTACTACAGAGTACGATTTCAGAGCATGACGCAGAGACACAA GTGTTAGATTTTGTTAAGAAGCATGTTGGTTCATCTCCTCCATTAATAGCTGGGAATTCTGTTTATGTGGATTTACTATTTTTGAAG AATTATATGCCGCAGCTTGCAGCCATCTTCTCTCACGTTATTGTTGATGTGAGCAGTATAATGGCTTTGTGCATCAGATGGTACCCCAAAG AAAGGAAGCGAACTCctcaaaaagggaaaaaacataGGGCAATGAATGATATCAAAGAAAGCATCGCTGAACTGAAATACTACGAGGACAACATTTTCAAACCTCAAAAATCTAAGCAGTAG
- the LOC9270209 gene encoding F-box/kelch-repeat protein At1g23390, whose translation MEAADAADSVLHGDLLECVLLRVPHGELTASPALVSREWRRAAREAHQRHRRRRRHLPCLVAHVHGAAAGVGRSTHVYDPRAGAWASDGWRVAGALPVRRCACAGGDRVYALSLASMAVSEDAVGAAWRELPPPRVWRVDPVVAAVGPHVVVLGGGCGATAAAGVVEVLDEGAGWATCPPMPAPLASRWVSSAASERRVYVVERRTGWASWFDPAARQWGPARQLQLPEGNNTASVESWAACGVTTSGGGGASERLLVLAGGGGGKVSLWGVDGDTLLLDAEANNTSMPPEMSERLGGAGSIAAAAAGAASGYVYNASEPSKGAVRYELVDAEVGGGHGSYSDSDSKNGRHEKTWGKRSSGGSRWEWEWLPCPPAAAAAMSTSSSAVVVFACCGSSSAPNK comes from the coding sequence ATGGAGGCGGCGGACGCTGCCGACTCCGTGCTGCACGGCGACCTGCTGGAGTGCGTGCTGCTGCGCGTGCCGCACGGCGAGCTCACCGCGTCGCCCGCGCTCGTGTCGCGGGAgtggcgccgcgccgcgcgcgaggcgcaccagcgccaccgccggcgccggcggcacctCCCCTGCCTCGTGGCGCAcgtccacggcgccgccgctggcgtcGGCCGCTCCACGCACGTGTACGACCCGCGCGCCGGGGCGTGGGCCTCCGATGGGTGGCGCGTCGCCGGGGCGCTCCCCGTCCGGCGGTGcgcctgcgccggcggcgaccgcgtcTACGCGCTCTCCCTCGCGTCCATGGCCGTCTCCGAGGACGCGGTCGGCGCCGCGTGGCGCGAGCTGCCGCCTCCGCGGGTGTGGCGTGTCGACCCggtcgtggcggcggtgggtccCCACGTGGTCGTGCTCGGCGGCGGgtgcggggcgacggcggccgcgggcgtGGTGGAGGTTCTTGACGAGGGTGCAGGGTGGGCGACGTGCCCGCCGATGCCGGCGCCGTTGGCGTCGAGGTGGGTGTCATCCGCCGCCTCGGAGCGGCGGGTGTACGTGGTGGAGAGGCGAACGGGGTGGGCGAGCTGGTTCGACCCGGCGGCGAGGCAGTGGGGGCCGGCGCGCCAGCTCCAGCTGCCCGAGGGCAACAACACCGCCTCCGTCGAGTCATGGGCGGCCTGCGGCGTGacaacgagcggcggcggaggcgccagCGAGCGCCTCCTCGTgctggccggaggcggcggcggcaaagtcTCGCTCTGGGGCGTGGACGGCGACACGCTGCTGCTGGACGCCGAGGCGAACAACACATCGATGCCGCCGGAGATGTCGGAGaggctcggcggcgccggcagcattgccgcggccgcggccggcgcggcgagcgggTACGTGTACAACGCGTCGGAGCCGAGCAAGGGGGCGGTGAGGTACGAGCTCGTGGACGCTGAGGTTGGTGGCGGCCATGGCAGTTACAGTGACAGTGACAGCAAGAACGGTCGCCATGAGAAGACGTGGGGGAAACGTAGCAGTGGCGGTAGTAGGTGGGAGTGGGAGTGGTTGCCGTGTCCGCCGGCAGCTGCTGCAGCCATGTCGACGTCgtcctccgccgtcgtcgtctttgCGTGTTGCGGATCATCGTCGGCTCCAAACAAATGA
- the LOC4329318 gene encoding 7-dehydrocholesterol reductase produces the protein MAKPRASAAAAKAPASTPPKTVHSALVTYASMLSLLSLCPPFVILLWYTMVHADGSVVRAYEHLREHGVLEGLKAIWPMPTMAAWKIIFGFGLFEAALQLLLPGKRFEGPVSPSGNVPVYKANGLQAYAVTLITYLSLWWFGIFNPAIVYDHLGEIYSALVFGSFVFCIFLYIKGHLAPSSSDSGSSGNVIIDFYWGMELYPRIGKHFDIKVFTNCRFGMMSWAVLAVTYCIKQYEMNGRVADSMLVNTALMLIYVTKFFWWESGYWCTMDIAHDRAGFYICWGCLVWVPSIYTSPGMYLVNHPVNLGPQLALSILLAGILCIYINYDCDRQRQEFRRTNGKCSIWGKAPSKIVASYQTTNGETKSSLLLTSGWWGLSRHFHYVPEILSAFFWTVPALFDHFLPYFYVIFLTILLFDRAKRDDDRCSSKYGKYWKMYCNKVPCRVIPGIY, from the exons ATGGCCAAGCCtagggcctccgccgccgcggcgaaggCGCCAGCCTCCACGCCGCCCAAGACGGTGCACTCGGCGCTCGTCACCTACGCCTCCatgctctccctcctctccctctgccCGCCCTTCGTCATCCTCCT GTGGTACACGATGGTGCACGCGGACGGATCCGTGGTGCGGGCGTACGAGCACCTCCGCGAGCACGGGGTGCTGGAGGGGCTCAAGGCCATCTGGCCCATGCCAACCATGGCCGCCTGGAAGATCATCTTCGGCTTCGGCCTCTTCGAGGCCGCGCTGCAGCTTCTCCTCCCCGGGAAGCGCTTCGAGGGCCCCGTCTCCCCCTCGGGCAACGTGCCCGTCTACAAG GCAAATGGCTTACAAGCATATGCAGTGACCTTGATAACATACCTGAGCCTGTGGTG GTTTGGAATTTTTAACCCTGCAATAGTATACGATCACTTGGGGGAAATATACTCTGCTCTTGTATTTGGAAGCTTTGTGTTCTGTATTTTTCTGTACATAAAG GGTCATCTTGCTCCATCTTCATCTGATTCTGGATCCTCAGGGAATGTGATAATTGATTTCTACTGG GGAATGGAACTATATCCTCGCATTGGTAAGCACTTTGATATCAAAGTGTTCACAAACTGCCGTTTTGGGATGATGTCCTGGGCTGTTCTTGCTGTAACCTACTGCATAAAGCAG TATGAAATGAATGGCCGAGTTGCAGATTCAATGCTTGTGAATACTGCATTGATGTTGATCTATGTCACCAAGTTCTTCTGGTGGGAATCTGGATACTGGTGCACTATGGACATTGCTCATGATAGAG CTGGTTTCTACATTTGCTGGGGATGCTTGGTATGGGTTCCATCAATATACACCTCTCCTGGAATGTACCTTGTCAACCACCCTGTGAATTTGGGTCCCCAG CTAGCACTCTCAATTCTCCTTGCTGGAATattgtgcatatatataaactatGACTGTGATCGTCAGCGCCAAGAATTCCGTCGGACAAATGGGAAATGCTCAATATGGGGCAAAGCTCCATCTAAG ATTGTTGCTTCCTATCAGACTACAAATGGAGAAACAAAAAGCAGTCTTCTCTTGACTTCTGGATG GTGGGGCTTGTCTCGTCATTTTCACTATGTTCCAGAGATTCTATCTGCTTTTTTCTGGACAGTTCCAGCTCTTTTTGATCAT TTCCTGCCGTACTTCTATGTGATCTTTCTGACCATATTGCTGTTCGACCGAGCTAAAAGGGATGATGACCGATGCTCATCAAA